The genomic DNA CGACCCGGTCGTCGGCGCCATCTGCGGGAAGGTCCCCTTCCGCGGGCCGTTTGCGATCGGCCATGAATGCGTGGCCGAGGTCGTCGCCGTCGGACCCGGCGTGAGGCAGGTCCGCATCGGCCAGACGGTGGTGGTGCCGTGGGCGATCTCCTGCGGGGCCTGCCCACAGTGCCGCCGCGGCCTCACCTCCAAGTGCGCCACCATGGCCACCACCATGTCCGACGGGACGCTGGCCGCTTACGGCTTCGGGCCCTCCAGCGGCCCCTGGGGCGGCATGATCACCGACCGGATCCGCGTCCCGCACGCCGACCACATGCTCGTCCCCGTCCCCGACGACATCCCGCCCCTGCGGGTCGCCGCCGCCAGCGACAACCTCGCCGACGCCTGGCGCGCCGTGGTGGCGCCGCTGACCGAACGCGACGGCGGCTCCGTGCTCGTCCTGGGCGGCGGAGCCAAGAGCATCGGCCTGTACGCCGCCGGTCTGGCCGCCGCTCACGGGGCCGCGGCCGTCCACTACCTCGACAGTGATCCCGAACGCCGCGCGATCGCCGAATCCCTCGGCGCGACCGTCATCCAGACCGTCCGCCGCGACTACGACATCGTCGTCGAGGCCACCTCCCGTGCTCCGGGGCTACGCCGAGCGATCACCTCCCTGGCGCCCGGC from Nonomuraea muscovyensis includes the following:
- a CDS encoding alcohol dehydrogenase catalytic domain-containing protein, which codes for MKELIFVRSGRLDWRKRPEPVLAEHSDAIVRPFLAGRCDGDTLPIHQPVSRALQAGMALGLVDPVVGAICGKVPFRGPFAIGHECVAEVVAVGPGVRQVRIGQTVVVPWAISCGACPQCRRGLTSKCATMATTMSDGTLAAYGFGPSSGPWGGMITDRIRVPHADHMLVPVPDDIPPLRVAAASDNLADAWRAVVAPLTERDGGSVLVLGGGAKSIGLYAAGLAAAHGAAAVHYLDSDPERRAIAESLGATVIQTVRRDYDIVVEATSRAPGLRRAITSLAPGGICTAVGYYLSTGTRVPLMRMYATDATLRIGVSHARAALPALLDFLQRTAFPAERVTTLLADWDDAPAAYTARTTKLVLQRPRLT